In Pelmatolapia mariae isolate MD_Pm_ZW linkage group LG13, Pm_UMD_F_2, whole genome shotgun sequence, a genomic segment contains:
- the LOC134640228 gene encoding monocarboxylate transporter 9-like, with protein MTSKVLDGGWGWAIVAASFMAQLLAYGSPQSMGVLYPEWLHTYQQGKGLTAWVGSLVSGVGLIASPICSACVDNFGARPVTIFSGVMVAGGLMLSAFAPNVEFLIFSYGIVVGLGCGLVFAATLTITCQYFDKRRGLALGIVTTGTSVGAFIYATAQNELIVLYGLHGCLLIIGALALNLMACAGFMRPLNMPGYYLKQKAALERNTEEQIFEKPQLEDLKITAGSTTATPENTLSVKELLITIDAKDLAIQTTKKKGSFFSGFDIIKVIKEKRQAYSKYIHSTCEILQDQAMVAFCIGVFMFSLGAFPPVLFIEDVAQSQGLIEEVSLIPLVSIGAIATCVGKLGLGILVDIRWINSIYLYAFTMFAGGVALLIIPLTNSYVGLQILSAIVGFANGNWSLTSYITTKIVGLEKLTQAHGIVMFFGGFGIMLGPPVVGWFFDWTQSYDLAFYFSGSFVLLGAFLLTLLTLPCCNGKHPENDKPEVLYSSSCDKVASVA; from the exons ATGACTTCAAAAGTGCTCGATGGAGGCTGGGGATGGGCGATTGTTGCGGCTTCTTTCATGGCCCAGTTACTTGCTTATGGATCACCCCAGTCTATGGGTGTACTCTACCCTGAGTGGCTCCATACCTACCAGCAAGGCAAGGGCTTGACTGCCTGGGTGGGCTCCCTTGTGTCCGGAGTGGGACTAATAGCCA GTCCTATCTGCAGCGCCTGCGTGGACAACTTTGGAGCTCGCCCTGTGACCATCTTCAGTGGTGTAATGGTGGCTGGCGGCCTGATGCTCAGTGCCTTTGCTCCAAATGTCGAGTTCCTTATCTTTTCCTATGGGATTGTGGTCG GCCTGGGTTGTGGTCTGGTCTTTGCAGCCACCTTGACAATCACCTGTCAGTATTTTGACAAGAGACGCGGCCTCGCCCTTGGCATTGTCACGACAG GCACAAGCGTTGGAGCATTCATCTACGCTACTGCTCAGAATGAGCTCATCGTGTTGTATGGCTTGCATGGTTGCCTCCTTATCATTGGAGCTTTAGCACTAAACCTCATGGCCTGTGCTGGCTTCATGAGGCCCCTTAATATGCCTGGGTACTACCTCAAACAGAAGGCCGCCCTCGAGCGCAACACAGAAGAGCAGATTTTTGAAAAGCCCCAACTGGAAGACCTGAAGATAACCGCAGGTTCTACTACAGCTACTCCAGAGAACACACTGAGTGTGAAGGAATTGCTCATTACCATTGATGCCAAGGACTTGGCCATTCAGACTACGAAGAAAAAAGGCAGCTTCTTTTCTGGGTTCGATATCATAAAAGTCATCAAAGAGAAACGGCAGGCTTACTCCAAGTACATCCACTCCACTTGTGAGATCCTGCAGGACCAAGCGATGGTGGCTTTCTGCATCGGTGTcttcatgtttagtttaggCGCATTCCCACCTGTGCTCTTCATTGAGGATGTGGCACAGAGTCAAGGACTCATTGAAGAAGTTAGTCTAATTCCTTTGGTATCAATAGGGGCCATTGCAACTTGCGTAGGTAAACTAGGGCTAGGTATCCTGGTGGACATCAGGTGGATCAACAGCATCTATCTCTATGCCTTCACCATGTTTGCAGGAGGTGTGGCACTGCTCATTATTCCTCTCACTAACAGTTATGTAGGACTGCAGATCCTGTCTGCCATTGTGGGTTTCGCCAATGGAAACTGGTCTCTCACCTCCTACATTACCACTAAGATTGTTGGCTTGGAAAAGCTGACACAAGCCCACGGCATCGTCATGTTCTTTGGAGGATTTGGGATCATGCTTGGGCCCCCTGTTGTAG GGTGGTTCTTTGACTGGACACAGTCATATGACCTGGCGTTCTACTTTAGTGGGAGCTTTGTGTTGCTGGGAGCATTCCTTCTCACTCTGCTCACCCTTCCCTGCTGTAACGGGAAGCACCCCGAGAATGACAAACCGGAGGTCCTTTATAGCAGCAGCTGTGACAAAGTTGCTTCAGTAGCCTGA